Genomic DNA from Cloeon dipterum chromosome 3, ieCloDipt1.1, whole genome shotgun sequence:
CAACCCCCAGAAAGAGGGCCAGGCAGACGAAAATGATTGAGCCAACGATCAGCTTCTGTCTGCCCTGCTGCAGGTGCAGGAAGGACGGCTTATCGGGGATGCCCTTCAGGGGTGGTTTCGGAGGGGGCGGAAGAGGGGTGTGCAGGGCGCAGTGACCGATGCCGTTTATCTTGATCGGGTGCGGCAGGAAGTCATCTGGACTCGGGGTCGTTGGGGGCGTCAGGTGGTCACGGCTgttttgctgaaattaaatttttttaataattaaattaataaattattctgctGATAAAATCTTTGATCATGGTTTCCCTCAAAAAACATGAggtttttagataaattaattaattcattaaagtTCCCACGTGTACAACTTTTAccctcattttaaattttgctttttttaatatatatattttcaacacACAAACTTCTGCGCGTTGTTAGAATTGTTCTTGTGCTTcaatttgattataatttaatgaaaattaccttttaaaagcaaaagggTTCCAAGATCATGCTGatgtaattgaaattattaaaaattggctaaatttaattttctattctcCAAGATCATTACTCATTGCCAGGAAGCGACATTTATGTTGCACTCAAAAAGGTAAACACATCAACAGTGCTGCACGTTGAGTTGCCTCACGCGAAGTATTCAGGTCAGCCGAGCGTAATGCAACACAAAAACATCacgaattataaatttgatgcAAAGTTCATGTGTATGAATGTTTTCGCAAGACGCGCTGCTCCGATTTTCGAGGCTTTTGTCTGACCGTTACAAACTAATacacataatattattatgcatAATTCACTCAATGCtaatctgcttttaaatattatagaaaaaattacgGATGTAGATTAGTTCCGAGCCGTTAGGCTTATTTTGCGTTAATTAAAGCAGTGCTCCAAGTGGCCCTGTGATTGTTCtccttgcacaattttttaaatttcttctcttGAACCTCAAGCAAATGTTAAATATCCACTTCCAACTTGggtatttttccaatattaaaataaatttcagtttaggaccagtcaaaaattaacaaatcatTATATGTTATAATTATTCATCAAcaaagatatttttcatataaaatttaaacatctGTTTAATATTCTATTCTTCTGCATGCTAATAAATTCCTCTAATAAAACCTATTGCCTTTACAATCGCCTGCAGCAACCGAGATACGTGCGCATtttaattgccattttgctgcagACGACGCCAAACAAAGAGAATGTCGACTTTATATTGTATATAGATCCCATGCACTCAATAGTATATTTGTTTCTCAATGTCGTCTAATATATGCACCGCCCTCCTCCTTTCAAATATCGTGCCGCAGAATAATAATTCAGTTCGGCGCACATGAACAAGATGTGTTATGTTGTTTAGAGTGCGGCCTGTACAAAGCGAACTAGTAACATTGAGCGCGAGAGATAGTAATCTCTGCTTTCAATATCGTACGCACAGCTATTAGAATGCGATCCGCTggagcagaaaaatttatatccgCCCTAAATTCTATAAACCAGGATTATTACCCATTTAACTCGCTTGTTAACTGGCCTTGTAGGTTTCTCAAACCAGTGGACACgaataaaatgtcattttcttTCGATTTTCTTCACATATTTCACTACTTTATTTTACATAAGCCTATCTATAATTATCGTTTCAAAGCAAATTGGTTTGAACTTTCGGCCCTTTTGTCCTGGTTTCCCGAAGGCCTAATCAAACAATGCTCTCGAAGCAGAAATCAAAATGATTGATAAATTAGCTCGTGCACTGCGCTAAATACATCGCCGCCTGCATCAACAGCAAGCGCTTAATCTGCTTCATCACGCTCGCGCAATTCAATTATACAATACATAATATACTATATACCGATCGGCGTTCTTTGCGAATTTCTAAATGTCAGTCCGCCAGCACGGGATGTTTTTCAGCCGCGCACACGCCACTCCCCGCGAGTGTCGACCGACCGTGTGTGCACTGGAGGAAAACAATACAAATAGTGTAATAGTACATATAAAGTGGAAACGAAGGAGCCGGTGCCCATGAGCAAGAGCAGGCGAGTCATGCAGCACCGTGACAGTCGTGACCAAGTTGGATCGGCGCGCTTTCGGAACCTTTCCTCGCGCGCTCTTTGCATTTGCCTAACTAACTCTTTCACTTGGACACATGTGTCCCAATCCTCACTTCTTTCCAATTATTTAAGCTAAAGGCTATAGCCCTAAAAAAGAAATctcttgaaacaaaaatctctaTAAGGAAGTATTTATGTAAATAGCTTTTGTTAGATTTTATCTGCGAATGTTAGACAAACCCTGTAATTGATGCTAAAATGTAGCATTGCACGTTTTATTGTATTATACATATAGGTTGAGAAGGAAAATTATGATGTGGAGTTATAACGGACAAATCGAAATATGCTGAATtgtatttattgattttctgtGCACACTTTATTAAGGTCTCTTTGTTTTAGACACGAAACAGTCagacagataatttttaatgattattgcATGTAACCTCAAATTACGCTAGTTAAAAATGGTTCCACAACGTAAAATCACGAAACAAGAAGACATACGTTGGAAttgtaaatcaataattttgtcaattcATAGAATCGAAAGGGGTCAGTTTGATggtttttgtagttttttgaGCTAGTATCTCAGGaaccttttcaaaaaatactaGGTGTTTTTTTCAACgtcgaaatataaataaaaccaaaactcaagcttaaaacataaaaaaacgCTGATTGTAGAGTCAATTTGGTTttgtgaattgaatttttttaattcaaagagaATCTTGATGCATGAAATtcttagaaaagaaaaattataggcAATTAGAAAGTGGCAGTGACAATTAATAACCTTCTTATGAAAATTGGTGAATActtgctattttttcttttgtttcaaaaggtGGATTGTCACCAAAAAAACAAAGCCCAATTATAACGATCCCCCCTTTTTCTACCCGCGTTCTCGTTGGAAttgtaaatcaataattttgtcaattcATAGAATCGAAAGGGGTCAGTTTGAtggttttttagttttttgagCTAGTATCTCAGGaaccttttcaaaaaataggtgtttttttcaaagtcgaaatataaataaaaccaaaactccagcttaaaacataaaaaaacgCTGATTGTAGAGTCAATTTGGTTttgtgaattgaatttttttaattcaaagagaATCTTGATGCATGAAATtcttagaaaagaaaaattataggcAATTAGAAAGTGGCAGTGACAATTAATAACCTTCTTATGAAAATTGGTGAATActtgctattttttcttttgtttcaaaaggtGGATTGTCACCAAAAAAACAAAGCCCAATTATAACGATCCCCTCTTTTTCTACCCGCGTTCTCGCAGACAATATGTACAATCCCTATCCTAAGGAAATCTAGTCACAAAATACCACCTCAATTAtgctatttattaaaaacaagtgTTCCATTGTTGTTGCATTTTTACAGGGGAAGCAGTTTGCCAATCGGCGTTGCGTGCGGCACACgataatggaaaattttcatgaaagtGCATCTCGCGCGTTCCATGACCTCTTTTCACGCCTTGCGCACTAGTGAGATAATTAGTCGGGCCCTTTGACTCTCAATCTGAGTGAAATTTCTATCTGTCACTCCACGACGTCTGGACGTATAGACTTGGCTtgcaaaaaagcagctcgcAGCGACGAGTACTTTCAATGCATAAATCATAATTGCacttgaataaacaaacagtgaacgatattttattacaattaatGCTGGCAAGTGACAGTGAATGTGCGGCCGCGAGCTGCTTGCCtgcaaagcaataaataaaatagaaacgCATCCTGGAGTCGATTTGCATAGATGTCATTTTCACTTTGCGTTTTCCCTCACGGCATACTGAACGGAATATCGAGTTTAGAGCCTACCTGGTAAATCCAGGAGCCTTCGAATATGGTCGTCCTGACGGGCGATGAGCAATTGGAAGTGTCCGCTCGGATCGTCTCGATCAGGTCGAGGTTGAGCTCTATGTCCTGGTGCGGCAGCCTGGTGGTAGCCGCTCTCGGGAATCCTGAGTTCATAGTCTTGGTGGCCGAATTTCTCTGCTCTGCGTGCCGAAAATTCCACCCTGGTTCAGGGGGTTTGAAAGACTGGACACTATTTTTCTCCTGATgaaagaattatatttttagttgaaatgaAATCTGTTCTAAATTTCTAAGCAATAATCTCTGAGAGCAACAAAGGGATACGGCAATTTTGCTGAATCAGGTTAATTAAGGTGAAAAAGGGGTTGAAGGGGTGACAGATTATCTCTAGGGGGGGATCAAGACTAGTCTattggtgtgcagtttttttttaaaatgcgaccactagaagctgagatttgggcgtgaGAACCCCAAagaaatttgttgttttcatAGATTTTGGTTTGTATATAGAAATATCCTGCTCAACTAGTTTCGGCCACTGGTTTCGACCCTGAGGGCTAAAAAGAGAATAACCAGGGGGCCGAAACTCTAAGTTGAACATGAAATTTATacattaatacaaaaaataaaatatgcctATAGAAAGCCACACATTTATTAgtaaatacaaattatgaCTAGTTCGAGTGCTTGTGCCTTCATTGGAATCTAACAACaatagaattaatatttactctGCGCTGATTAATTTTCGTAACTGTTCTTTCTCAGATCAAAAAATTGCTCCCATTATCCGGCTCAGCATGTGCAATCGTTAATGGAGCGAGGTGAaagttttctaaattaatgGGAAGCTCAATTTTGACGTATCATCGGGTCGGCCGCAAAAAAACGCATTGTCGCAGCAAGGTGCAAACAAAGGTGCACACGGAAAGAGCTTTGTTGACCCTTCAGGTCCTCCAAGTGAGGATTTCGCAATTCGCTCTCCTTCCTTGTTAGTGACGTGCTTGTGTTTGGGCGAAATTATagcaatattttggttttcactCACCAGTCAGTGACCCATGGAAGCGAATATGCAAGCCCGCAGCTGAGTTGTGCGGGTTGCGTTCCGTGCGCCTGCGTCGCGAGCTTAGACAATCCATATTTCGCAGTCGCCACGACAACCACCGCGCTCAGGGTGCACGCTTTTCTAAGAAACGCACGAGTGACGTTGTGACACTGGGAAAGTTGCAAGGAAATAGAATCAAGATTGATCGTTACAAAAGTTTcggcataaaatatatattttattaacaaatagGAATCAAGCAAGCTGAGACGCTTCTTATGGGTGATTTGTGCAATATGCCACGCGGAAAGCCCCGTTTTACTCTGAACTAGTTTGTTTTATCAAGCTCCTCCGCCAAACAAGGCTTTTTACTTTCCGATAACGCCCAAGAGGTATTTAACGTGCTCTCCTACGAGTGCGGAGAAAGTTTGAGGCAGGTCTTTGCATATATCGCCGGCTGGcatcatatttcaaaatgctCACAGGAAGTCGATTGTGAATAAATCATGATCTCGTGCGTCAAAATCCTGGCACTCTACTTAATATCGTGTCGTGGGGGTGGAGAAAAAAgctaattaagaaaaataaattcgaaaaaatagAATCCTTGATCTGCTATTTACTCaaagaaacattattttatttggtgtGTGACTAATACTTAAGAGAGCATCTCACAAAGAAAATTGCCTTATAGTGACCTGAATTCTTATTGACTCATTGGGCaccttgatttatttccaccTTAATAGCGGAAAGTTCACTCCTGCGTGGAGGCGACTGGGACGACCAACGACCACACAAAAAAGTAATGCTTGCATCATCCTCGTAATCATCTCTTTTGAAGTCACGACATATATTTAATTCGACTGTAACGTTTGGTAAGAAATAAATGTCTTGACGAAGGACTTTCCTTAATATAATCTGTATTTTAACTGaagcagcaaattaaattgcaacaaGTGAGCATCCATCTGGACGAGGATCCATGAGCGAAAGTGAAAGACACGTGAAAAAATGGCTGCTTTTGGcagatttaaaaagttaaatccACGGAGGTAAATTTGCCTTTGCGACCTAAATGACTTTATTTGAGAGAACTTGACTCTCAGTATTGAGAGCAATGCGTTGCGGAAACTAAATCATacggatgaaaattttaaattattttcaccctACAGCAGAGAATGAGAGGGTTTTGCGCAAAATATGTTGTGGGGTcttcaatttttgctcttattttttataaataacttATCAGCAAATCCATCAGGATGTGACCTTGCATTCAAAAAGTGCGTTCTGTTGTCGCTATAATACATCATTAATAATCTCGTCGTGAAAACTGCTGCgcttgaaaaagaaataaaaggagTGTGCCTCACAATGCTGAaggtttgaattaattgcgaATGCCGCGACTATGTGTTTATCACAGTCTATATATCAACGGGCAGTTCTTTTTCACGCGCTACTGACTTTGCTATTGCAATACGTTATATTATGCAAATGACAAAAACGATTGCATGGTGGTATTGATTGTGTTTAtcataaaagaaaaatcgtcATGTTGGTgcttttacatatttatttttatcttaaaattttaacaacgccgactttattgaaaaaaatgtatcttgTAATATCTTCCTGTTATTACAAgaagtataaattaaaaaagaaatcagtATACTCTTCAGTCTCTCAATCTATTCTTTAAAATGATACCATACATAGTCCACATTGATTAACTCTCACACAAGTTTCGTTGCGGGTTTTCGCACACCATTCGACATAGTACACAAATAACGTTGGATTGCGGATCACACTTCAGCtatgagcagaggttaaactTTGAATTGAGGGTGTACAGAGTTTTAACATTCAAACATGATGTAAAGTGCGTGAGTATTTTGCGATTATTTGATTTCACAATATGGCTGATGATAATCATTTCAAGACACACTATGCTGGATGATGTGAATGTGAAGTTGATCGTGCGTTGATGAGTGTgcgaaattatttacaattatggGTGGCATGCGGAGTTAATTTTATGTGATGTGTGCCAATGATCTATCGTGTGAGAAGCGAAGGAAGTGGCGAGcgatatttaaatagtaaaaaggaGGACAGATTTTAAATGTTCTGCAGCACGAACTTCCTTCGCGCCCGCACTTAGGTTGTTAGTCGTGGTGTGTGATAATGAAGCCGATTCGCGATGTTTACAACACAGCGGTGCTGTTCTTGGTGTCCCTGATGAACCTGTTGTTATAAAAAGAGAAAGGGTCGAGAGGCGCCGCGTTGAAGCCGTTGAACTGGGCCCCGTTGGCGGCGTAGGGGATGCGCATGACGCGCAGGTTGGTGCCTCTGGGGTTGTAGTTGCGGTTGAAGTAGGCCTGGAAACGGTTCGACACGAACCACAGCGAGCCCTGCTGGTCGACGGTGATGTCCGAGATGAACTGCAGACGCTCAGGGTCCACGGCCAGGATCCTCTGGAGGCCGGTGTTGGGGTTCCACGAGGCGATGGCCGTTTCGGACAAAGGACTGAAATAGATTTCGCCATGGGTGTCGGCGAAAAGGCCAGCACCCTGGGAGGTCTTGTCTCCAACCTTGATGACGGGCAGTGAGGGGATGCCAGGGTTTCTCAGGGCGTTGGTCGACACGGCGTAGAGGGCGCGACCGGCCAGAGGGTGGTAGTAGAGCATGCGTTCGTGGCCAAGGTTGGAGATGGTCATGCCGACCACGCCGTCCTCAAGGTTGAAAGACTCGCCAGCGATGGTGTACGTCGCCTGCTGAGGGTCGGGCATCAGCGACTGGTGCTCGAAACGCCACGTCAGGTCGCGGCCCAGGTCGTAAATGATCAGGCCCGGAGCTGAGGTGTCTGAGATGTACACAAACATGTTTTCGCAGTTGCTGATCGATGAGTATTCCTCGTCCAGAGAGAGGGTGGTCAGCAGGGAGCGCTCACGAAGCACCTGCGGAcataatcaaaaatattttctatcaaGAACATGGTCTCCAAACAAaggtttttattgaaacgcctgAAATTTGTCCCTAAGGCCGCCGGAAAAGTGCGAAACCAGCTAGCATTAGTGCGAGTCGGCACCGGTTGAGCTCTTCTGGCGCATTTCGAATCTTCATTAatcaccttttgccatctctgacattgagCAGCCATAATTGTATGGCATAAATTATtgccattattttaaaaggtatcatttttaatatcatatgctttgaggtaaaaaattagattatgctgatttaaaaaaatgtcgagTTTAACCTGAATTCTGAAATATTGCCCAATACAGtgataaaaaaactgaattacATAATGAAAGAGTGGATTGATTTTACTCTAAGTTTGTGCGTTTCCTAAATATATGGCATTTACTATTTTTCCAAgagttttgaatatttctgacaatttcaaagtaaaagaatgattgattcaattaaaaataattctagggctgaaatatttatttcctggaCTCTTGCTTTAAGAtgtaaaaatgagaaaaattatctgaaaaataGCAATGAAACCAACTCTTTGCAATGCGGGAAAAACACTTAAGTCTGAAAGAGAAAACccaacagaaataaatttaagagatAGAGTTGAAAATGTTCCAAGATTATAACAGCCATAATTCTTTTTTGcacatcatttttttcctatagctaaaaatatttgaaataattattttacaaaattactcATAATTTCCTGCCCTTAAAATCGTTGACGTCGTGATATTAGCACAAACaacgattatattttttatctataaaGCTGAGAACGGTGCAAAAAGGCGCATCCAGCAGACTGGTACTAATTATCGAAACACGCTCTGCTAAATACAAGAAATTTCACTCGCCTCGGAGCACCAAAATCGACGCGTGAAATGAAgcgtgtttttattaaaaaaacgaaaatgtgCACGAACCTGCGGAGGGAAAGTGACGCTGCGTATGGCGAGTCCGGTCTTGAGGTCGAAGGCCACGAGGCGGGGTGGGCACGCGGCGACGGGGCTGCCGTCCAGGGGGGTGAGCACGCCTGAGTCGAGCGCCCAGAGGCGGCCGCAACTGTCGATGCGCGAGCGGAACACGGACACCAAACCGCTGCAGTTGTCCAAATGACCCTGCTGCCAGGACCAGTCGGGGAAGGGCAGCAGCGGCTGGTTTTCCACGGGCACCCCGGTGTTGGGCATCCACGTCAGGGTGGCGGGCACGCCTTCGCGAGAACGCGGCAGCGTCAGGAAGATGCGGTCAGGGGTGACCTGAATGCCGGTGAACACGCCGTTTTCGGGCACCGTCCGCTTCGGGTCGATGCCATCGAAGTTAAGGTAGGTCCAGCTGGCCATCTGCTGGATGGGCGATGCGGCTCTTCCCGAGGGAGCCGGCCCGAAACCCGACGTTTGGGTCAAAGGACGCACTGCCGGACCGGCAGGCTGGCCGTAGAAGCCACCGAATTGCTGCGCCGAGGCGGCGCAAAGAATTGCTGACAGGGATAAGAAGAGCCGCATGGCTGCAACAAAGAGTCGAAAATTGTCATTAGTGCGAATCGTTTCGCCACAAACGCGAGTTTTCACGATGACGAgtccaaattaattatacgGTCAAGATCAAGAATAAATTGCTCAGATTTTAGCTAATGCAACTCACTGCGTATATCTTTACGgtcaaaaaatatcattctCAGCCGTAAATAAGATTTAAGATTTCGTATTTAATCATTgataaaaatagcattttttctgAACTGAAGAGTATACAAAAATAATggcaaatctaaaaataaatctcaagcTCTTCCCAACAAATTTCAACACTGCGACGTGGGCTTGCAGAGACTGACccactaattttaattttaaagggtGACAAAGGCCCCAACATTTAGTCTGTTTCCTGGTAGACGGGTATTATCATGCGAATAATTCGTCTCAGTGCCTCAATGGAATAGCTCAATTACAACTGTTGAGCACAGAAGGATTGGAACAAATCATTTCAGCAGCGAAATAACGAGTTTCGTTCCACTTACAGCGAGTAACTTACACCTCGCGATCTTCCAATCGAAGCAAGCACACCTTTCAACtacagaaaattttgagcgaATCAAAAATATAAGCTTATAATGTCTCAATGAGAGAATTTCTCAACAGATCCTGGAGAGAAAACTTCGTCATTAGCAAATTCCATCAGGAGCCTAATTATTTCACAGCTCTAATGAAGTGAGAAAATTTCACTGAGAATGCTACGTTTTAATTGCTGCTGCATAACCTAGCCTAGACGGTGcatgtttataaaaatgttacgcGCTTTTGCAAGTACtgcaaatttctattttacgGCTTTGAAAGTCTTGCAGAAACTCACGCACCTTAGGCAAATGACCCACTCAAGACGTGTTAATCCGACAAGTCATGTTGACACCTAAATTCTCGTCCTTCCTTTTTTCTCACGCATTCGCTGCATTATCGAAAAGAGCTTTCCCTTCGGCCCaaactgtaaaattattattcgtaGATTCTCATAATTGCGTGGAGTGAGTTAGCGCGATTCGATTCGCTTTTTTCCGCACGACTAGCCGCTTCCTCTCCGATTTTTAGATGTCAAGGTGCGTTttttgctc
This window encodes:
- the LOC135939887 gene encoding protein yellow-like, with product MRLFLSLSAILCAASAQQFGGFYGQPAGPAVRPLTQTSGFGPAPSGRAASPIQQMASWTYLNFDGIDPKRTVPENGVFTGIQVTPDRIFLTLPRSREGVPATLTWMPNTGVPVENQPLLPFPDWSWQQGHLDNCSGLVSVFRSRIDSCGRLWALDSGVLTPLDGSPVAACPPRLVAFDLKTGLAIRSVTFPPQVLRERSLLTTLSLDEEYSSISNCENMFVYISDTSAPGLIIYDLGRDLTWRFEHQSLMPDPQQATYTIAGESFNLEDGVVGMTISNLGHERMLYYHPLAGRALYAVSTNALRNPGIPSLPVIKVGDKTSQGAGLFADTHGEIYFSPLSETAIASWNPNTGLQRILAVDPERLQFISDITVDQQGSLWFVSNRFQAYFNRNYNPRGTNLRVMRIPYAANGAQFNGFNAAPLDPFSFYNNRFIRDTKNSTAVL